One Pleurocapsa sp. PCC 7327 DNA segment encodes these proteins:
- a CDS encoding putative addiction module antidote codes for MAMQLKIRKIGNSYGVIFPSEMISRLKVAEGDSVYVTESAEGYNISAFDPDFAETMAAFEETYRQYRNAFKELAK; via the coding sequence ATGGCAATGCAACTCAAAATCAGAAAAATTGGCAACTCTTATGGTGTCATCTTTCCCAGTGAAATGATATCTCGACTCAAAGTAGCTGAAGGAGATTCCGTATACGTCACTGAGTCTGCTGAAGGATACAACATCTCTGCTTTCGATCCTGACTTTGCAGAAACAATGGCTGCTTTTGAAGAAACCTACCGCCAGTATCGCAATGCTTTCAAGGAACTTGCCAAGTGA
- a CDS encoding type II toxin-antitoxin system death-on-curing family toxin, translated as MTGRESVWLSEKAIKAIYEILIARTGGTFGVLDPGMLESTLAKPKNLYYYSDRASIFRLAATYGYGFIKNHCFVDGNKRVALAAVAVFLIRNGYRLNASEVEAATFFLNLASRIESQDEGIDRLTEWIEKNSNPIEKSDPNTF; from the coding sequence GTGACCGGCAGAGAATCTGTATGGTTATCAGAAAAGGCTATTAAAGCTATTTATGAAATTCTGATAGCCAGAACTGGTGGTACTTTTGGAGTGCTAGACCCAGGAATGCTTGAGTCTACCCTAGCTAAACCCAAAAATCTTTACTACTACAGCGATCGCGCTTCTATTTTCAGGCTTGCCGCAACCTATGGCTATGGTTTTATTAAAAATCATTGCTTCGTTGATGGCAATAAAAGGGTAGCTTTAGCTGCGGTTGCTGTTTTTCTCATCAGAAATGGCTACCGACTGAATGCAAGTGAAGTTGAAGCTGCGACATTCTTTCTCAATTTAGCAAGCAGAATTGAAAGCCAGGATGAGGGAATAGATCGCCTGACGGAATGGATTGAGAAGAACAGCAATCCTATAGAGAAAAGCGATCCAAATACTTTTTGA